One genomic region from Kineobactrum salinum encodes:
- a CDS encoding AMP-binding protein: MKAPYELSYQQFDSLQATQAVLGEDLLSVNVAQLCCDQHVGSDRVALRWRSEQGAAEDLTFEDLKQRSERLARVLSDRGIGPGDRVAGLLPRIPELLLTVLATWRLGAVYQPLFTAFGPKAIEHRLATSGAKVVVTDSLNRQKLDNLNSAPTILTVAQRGSAVQAGDVDLREAMNSADPGMPPVARSADDPFLMMFTSGTTGPAKPLYVPIRAVVPFAGYMRDAVGLRNDDRFWNIADPGWAYGLYYAVTGPLLLGCATLLYDGPFSVESSLKVIRDNDINNLAGSPTAYRLLIAAGSDAVSELKGQLRVVSSAGEPLNPEVIRWFSEHLDIVVHDHYGQTELGMVLCNFHNLDHTVTPGSAGYPMPGIRLAVVDEDGVEQASGTPGILAVDRQQSPMYWFKGYEGMQSRAIGEKYYLTGDAAVQNANGSIKFVSRADDVITSSGYRIGPFDVESALLEHDAVVEAAVIGKPDPLRTELVKAFVVVKPSVNASDQLAEELKQLVKRRVGAHAYPRELEFIDELPKTPSGKIQRFVLRKKELSV, translated from the coding sequence ATGAAGGCACCCTACGAGCTGTCGTACCAGCAATTTGACAGTCTGCAAGCGACGCAGGCGGTCCTCGGCGAGGATCTGTTGTCTGTCAATGTGGCGCAGTTGTGCTGTGATCAACACGTCGGCTCTGACAGGGTGGCTCTGCGATGGCGCAGCGAACAGGGCGCAGCGGAGGATCTGACTTTCGAAGATCTGAAGCAGCGTTCGGAACGTCTGGCGCGCGTACTGAGTGATCGCGGCATTGGGCCCGGCGACCGGGTGGCCGGGCTGTTGCCCCGTATACCGGAGCTGCTGCTAACCGTGCTTGCCACCTGGCGGCTGGGAGCGGTGTACCAACCCCTGTTTACGGCATTTGGTCCGAAGGCGATCGAGCACCGGCTCGCCACATCCGGAGCAAAGGTGGTAGTGACCGACTCGCTCAATCGCCAGAAGCTCGATAACTTGAATTCAGCGCCGACAATCCTGACCGTCGCCCAGCGTGGCAGTGCTGTTCAGGCAGGCGATGTTGATCTACGTGAGGCCATGAACAGTGCCGACCCTGGTATGCCCCCAGTGGCCCGGTCCGCTGACGATCCGTTTTTGATGATGTTTACCTCCGGCACCACAGGCCCGGCTAAGCCACTCTATGTGCCCATCAGGGCGGTGGTGCCCTTTGCCGGGTATATGCGCGATGCCGTCGGACTGCGTAACGATGACCGTTTCTGGAACATTGCGGATCCGGGCTGGGCCTATGGACTCTACTATGCGGTCACCGGCCCGCTATTGCTGGGTTGCGCTACCCTGCTCTACGATGGTCCCTTCAGTGTCGAGAGTTCCCTCAAGGTCATTCGCGACAATGACATCAATAATCTGGCCGGCTCGCCGACGGCCTACCGCTTGCTGATTGCGGCCGGCAGCGACGCGGTAAGCGAGCTGAAAGGCCAGCTGCGTGTGGTCAGCAGCGCCGGTGAACCCCTTAACCCGGAAGTTATTCGCTGGTTTTCGGAGCACCTGGACATCGTTGTTCACGATCACTACGGCCAGACCGAATTGGGTATGGTCTTGTGCAATTTCCACAATCTCGACCACACCGTCACACCCGGCTCGGCGGGCTACCCCATGCCGGGTATCAGGCTGGCGGTGGTTGACGAAGACGGCGTTGAGCAGGCAAGCGGGACGCCGGGTATCCTGGCGGTGGATCGCCAGCAATCCCCCATGTACTGGTTCAAGGGATATGAGGGGATGCAGAGTAGAGCCATCGGCGAAAAATACTATCTGACGGGCGATGCCGCCGTGCAAAACGCCAATGGCAGCATCAAGTTCGTCAGCCGCGCGGACGATGTGATCACGTCCTCCGGCTATCGGATCGGGCCCTTTGATGTTGAAAGTGCCCTGCTTGAACACGATGCTGTTGTGGAAGCGGCTGTTATCGGCAAGCCCGATCCGCTTCGCACGGAGCTCGTCAAAGCCTTTGTGGTGGTGAAGCCATCCGTAAATGCCTCGGATCAGCTGGCAGAGGAACTCAAACAGCTGGTCAAGCGGCGAGTGGGGGCACACGCCTACCCTAGAGAGCTTGAATTTATCGACGAACTCCCCAAAACGCCCAGCGGGAAGATCCAGCGTTTTGTTCTGCGCAAAAAGGAGCTCAGCGTCTAA
- a CDS encoding lipid-transfer protein: MNTVRVAGVGMIPFTKPGQSEDWDVMAEKAIRLALADADISYDQVQQAYAGYVYADSTAGQSAIYRVGCTGIPIINVNNYCSTGSTALYLARQMIEAGVVDCAIAVGFEQMMPGAPGIVFPDRKTSMGYHFSKMLEIQGYDDSKPPASQLFGGGGLEYQQRYGTSDETFGLISVKARRHAANNPLAVFRDPLTLEEVMGSPHLYGPVTRFQACPPTCGAAAAVLVSPRFAACHNIDASVEIVAQVLSTDFQSTFDGHSMISVVGYDMAKAAADQVYEVSGVSPDDLDVVELHDCFTANELLSYESLSLTPEGTAERYIRDGQNTYGGKHVVNPSGGLLSKGHPIGATGLAQCYELTHQLRGTADKRQVDGARLALQHNLGLGGACVVTLYGKST, encoded by the coding sequence ATGAACACCGTACGAGTTGCCGGGGTCGGCATGATCCCCTTCACCAAGCCTGGCCAGAGTGAGGACTGGGACGTGATGGCCGAGAAAGCCATTCGTCTCGCGCTGGCCGACGCAGATATCTCCTACGATCAGGTTCAGCAGGCCTATGCGGGTTACGTGTATGCCGATTCGACCGCAGGGCAGTCTGCCATCTATCGTGTCGGCTGCACCGGTATTCCGATTATCAATGTCAACAACTACTGTTCAACGGGTTCTACTGCTCTGTACCTCGCGCGTCAGATGATCGAAGCCGGGGTGGTGGATTGTGCGATAGCGGTTGGCTTCGAGCAGATGATGCCGGGAGCTCCGGGCATCGTGTTTCCTGATCGCAAAACCTCCATGGGCTATCATTTTTCCAAAATGCTGGAGATCCAGGGGTACGATGATAGCAAGCCGCCGGCATCCCAGCTGTTCGGTGGTGGCGGCCTTGAGTATCAGCAGCGCTACGGTACCAGCGACGAGACCTTCGGGCTGATTTCGGTCAAGGCGCGCCGGCACGCGGCCAACAATCCCCTCGCCGTCTTCCGCGATCCGCTGACGCTGGAGGAAGTGATGGGGTCGCCCCATCTCTACGGGCCTGTTACCCGCTTCCAGGCTTGCCCTCCCACCTGCGGAGCAGCCGCGGCGGTGCTGGTCTCGCCCAGGTTCGCGGCCTGCCACAATATTGATGCGTCGGTAGAGATTGTCGCGCAGGTCCTTAGCACGGACTTTCAGAGCACATTTGACGGGCACTCAATGATAAGTGTGGTCGGTTATGACATGGCCAAGGCTGCGGCTGACCAGGTCTATGAAGTCTCCGGCGTGTCTCCCGACGACCTGGACGTGGTGGAACTGCATGACTGCTTCACGGCAAACGAATTGCTCTCATACGAATCACTGAGCCTGACTCCAGAGGGAACGGCAGAGCGCTATATTCGCGATGGACAGAACACCTATGGCGGCAAGCACGTCGTGAATCCCAGCGGTGGCTTGTTGTCAAAAGGACACCCGATAGGCGCAACCGGTCTCGCACAATGTTACGAGTTGACGCATCAGCTGCGCGGAACTGCGGACAAGCGCCAGGTTGACGGGGCGCGACTTGCTCTTCAGCATAACCTGGGTCTCGGTGGCGCATGTGTCGTCACCCTCTATGGCAAGAGCACCTGA
- a CDS encoding SDR family NAD(P)-dependent oxidoreductase yields the protein MQDLSGRTAFITGGAQGIGLGIARRLAREGINLAIVDIDAAALEAAQSELENLTRVATHVLDVRNREAYALIADEVEENLGPVSLLFNNAGVAAAASVTKMTYDMWDWTLGVNLHGVVNGIQTFVPRMIRRGEAGHVVNTSSGAGLTATGAGFLYCTSKYAVVGMSEALRNELEAAGTGIGVSVLCPGPVATNIISHTIMTRPGATPREEMSQEALNRIKEKDNLLRQGVSIDEVGAMVLAGINKNSPYIFTDRFVESAVIERTERIIDCLPG from the coding sequence ATGCAAGATCTGTCCGGCCGAACTGCCTTTATTACCGGCGGCGCCCAGGGTATAGGACTGGGCATCGCCCGCCGCCTGGCACGCGAAGGGATCAATCTGGCCATTGTCGATATCGATGCGGCGGCGCTTGAGGCCGCGCAAAGCGAGCTTGAAAACTTAACCCGGGTAGCCACGCATGTACTGGATGTACGTAATCGGGAAGCCTATGCCCTGATCGCCGATGAGGTGGAAGAGAATCTTGGGCCGGTTTCCCTGCTTTTCAATAACGCCGGGGTTGCTGCTGCGGCCTCCGTGACCAAGATGACCTACGACATGTGGGACTGGACGCTCGGCGTCAACCTCCACGGCGTTGTCAATGGCATACAAACGTTTGTGCCGCGCATGATCAGACGTGGTGAGGCAGGCCATGTTGTCAATACCTCTTCCGGGGCCGGCTTGACAGCGACCGGAGCGGGCTTCCTTTATTGTACTTCCAAGTATGCTGTAGTAGGCATGTCGGAAGCGCTGCGCAACGAACTCGAAGCTGCTGGAACCGGTATCGGCGTCAGCGTACTTTGTCCCGGTCCGGTGGCTACCAATATTATAAGCCACACCATCATGACCCGCCCTGGTGCCACGCCTCGGGAAGAGATGAGTCAGGAAGCACTCAACCGTATCAAGGAGAAGGACAATCTCCTGCGGCAGGGCGTCAGTATCGACGAAGTTGGCGCCATGGTGCTCGCCGGAATCAACAAAAACAGCCCTTATATTTTTACCGACCGCTTTGTCGAAAGTGCAGTGATCGAGCGCACTGAACGTATTATTGACTGCCTTCCCGGCTAG
- a CDS encoding helix-turn-helix transcriptional regulator, translating to MLHPMRGAAIGSGQASPTWTGGTQDWLNSGSCMTKTKPPDIAIVRTKLAPPRIGSAPVNRNELLQRLNSNRNCKLNLVLGPAGCGKTMLLAQWRRQLSEQGAKVAWYNLGMDDDVTQVGAYIVESLRSAELDIHADALQFFNRSGGKSRSSFLASLVDDLIDCNEEVYLIIDDFHYSTAFNIFQLMDAFLDALPDNVHLVIGSRSRPPLNLLKLRTQDQLAELDFKDLRFDVYETGRFVAAQGLSSLDPAHIRRLYELSDGWAAGLQLLLFALRKESQVDHFFERHTSKASVSQEGALVSYLESTVADYISAEELDFLASISVCRRFNRVLCEELSGNSNAGELLKKFEDEQLFLLPIDTPDIDPWYRFHRLFESFLHSRLEQRDKADIRTLYQKAARWFAEQRLDIEALRYASEAGDNELMAELIERSARRLTREGYFRQLIKWCDQIPKETLRERLGISLNLAWAQISCGHLDAFQENLESILLHPNHRAASVHYEVQLLCAYGRAAVDDTAGIIQIVEPMLQAAQSTDAFLLSLISNLASTGYVYSGRFAEAREAVRVFYRKLPSGQTQHKHLLADWMIGNSYLAEGRIRDALAHQMPFKDKIVLRGKVGPDTLGNVIGPLCEALFQFNLLDDARELIETYAEIIGAAELPDGILSGYRVRAHLELLAGDSQAAFQTMQHLEEIGIRRRLDRLVAWSLYDQFALSVHFQHLTSREEILYRLSQLAEQYADCQYCSWAEIPMISALATAENALHHDVDYLECMHLIGVAEEHCQRLGRHGTLIGLGFMRCIASLGAGRQKPALGEASKLLKEAAELGALRVLADIGLIAHPLAKLLVSRAHSDSEHELLEIALGSSTAANDNASIPPTNAEALTEPLTAREQDVLELLGKGLSAKGIGRGLNISPTTAKWHLKNVYGKLGASSREDALAKARQHRIIS from the coding sequence ATGCTGCACCCGATGAGGGGCGCAGCCATCGGGTCCGGCCAGGCCAGTCCCACCTGGACGGGCGGCACGCAGGATTGGTTGAATAGCGGGAGTTGCATGACCAAGACGAAGCCTCCGGACATTGCGATTGTTCGAACCAAACTGGCGCCGCCAAGAATTGGCAGCGCGCCGGTGAACCGGAACGAACTGCTGCAGCGGTTGAACTCGAATCGCAACTGCAAACTGAATCTGGTGCTGGGGCCAGCGGGCTGCGGCAAAACCATGCTGCTGGCGCAATGGCGCAGGCAGCTCTCAGAACAGGGCGCCAAGGTCGCTTGGTATAACCTGGGCATGGACGACGACGTTACCCAGGTTGGCGCCTATATTGTCGAAAGTCTGCGTAGTGCAGAACTGGACATCCACGCTGACGCGCTCCAGTTCTTCAACCGCTCCGGGGGCAAATCCCGCAGCAGTTTTCTCGCCTCTCTGGTCGACGACCTGATCGACTGCAACGAAGAAGTCTATCTAATAATTGATGACTTTCACTACAGCACCGCCTTCAATATTTTCCAGCTGATGGACGCCTTTCTGGATGCGCTGCCTGACAACGTGCATCTCGTTATCGGATCCCGATCTCGCCCCCCGCTGAACCTGCTCAAGCTGCGGACCCAGGATCAACTGGCCGAGCTGGATTTCAAGGATCTGCGTTTTGATGTTTATGAAACGGGCAGGTTTGTTGCAGCCCAGGGACTGAGCTCCCTCGACCCTGCGCATATCAGGCGCTTGTATGAACTGAGCGATGGCTGGGCGGCTGGTCTGCAATTGCTGTTGTTTGCCCTTCGCAAGGAAAGCCAGGTCGATCACTTCTTTGAGCGTCACACCAGCAAAGCCTCCGTTTCGCAAGAGGGCGCCCTGGTCAGCTACCTTGAATCCACCGTCGCCGACTATATCAGCGCGGAAGAGCTCGACTTTCTCGCTTCCATTTCTGTTTGCCGGCGCTTTAATCGCGTCCTGTGTGAAGAATTGAGCGGCAACTCCAACGCGGGCGAGTTGCTGAAGAAGTTCGAGGACGAACAGTTGTTTCTGTTGCCCATCGACACACCTGATATCGACCCGTGGTACCGTTTTCACCGCCTCTTCGAGAGCTTCCTGCACAGCCGGCTGGAACAGCGGGACAAGGCCGATATCAGAACGCTCTATCAGAAGGCCGCTCGCTGGTTTGCGGAACAACGGCTGGATATTGAAGCCCTGCGCTACGCGAGTGAGGCGGGCGACAACGAGCTGATGGCAGAGCTTATCGAACGCTCGGCCCGGCGCCTGACCCGCGAAGGTTATTTCAGGCAGCTTATCAAATGGTGTGACCAGATTCCCAAGGAAACGCTTCGCGAGCGGCTGGGCATCAGCCTGAACCTGGCTTGGGCACAGATCTCCTGCGGTCACCTTGATGCCTTTCAGGAGAATCTGGAGAGCATATTGCTCCACCCCAACCACAGAGCCGCCTCCGTACACTATGAAGTTCAATTGCTGTGTGCATATGGCCGCGCAGCAGTCGATGATACCGCCGGCATAATTCAGATTGTCGAACCCATGCTGCAGGCGGCGCAGTCCACTGATGCCTTTCTGCTATCTCTGATCAGCAACCTGGCTTCGACCGGCTATGTTTACTCCGGGCGCTTTGCGGAAGCCAGGGAAGCCGTACGCGTTTTCTACAGGAAGCTTCCTTCGGGCCAGACCCAGCACAAGCACCTCCTCGCCGACTGGATGATTGGAAACTCTTATCTGGCTGAAGGCCGTATCCGCGATGCACTTGCCCACCAGATGCCCTTCAAGGACAAGATCGTATTGCGCGGGAAGGTTGGGCCCGATACCCTTGGCAACGTCATCGGACCGCTGTGCGAGGCCCTTTTTCAGTTCAATCTTCTGGATGATGCCAGAGAATTGATTGAGACCTATGCAGAGATCATCGGTGCAGCAGAACTGCCAGACGGGATTTTGAGCGGCTATCGGGTTCGCGCCCACTTGGAATTATTGGCAGGTGACTCACAGGCTGCCTTCCAAACCATGCAGCACCTTGAGGAGATCGGCATCCGGCGGCGGCTCGACCGCCTGGTGGCGTGGAGCCTTTACGATCAGTTTGCACTTTCTGTGCATTTCCAGCACCTGACCTCACGTGAAGAAATTCTGTATCGTCTCTCGCAACTCGCCGAACAGTATGCGGACTGCCAGTATTGCTCCTGGGCAGAAATACCGATGATTTCCGCTTTGGCCACTGCAGAGAACGCACTTCACCACGACGTTGACTATCTTGAATGTATGCACCTTATTGGCGTCGCAGAAGAGCATTGCCAGCGGCTTGGCCGCCACGGCACTTTAATCGGTCTGGGATTCATGCGCTGTATCGCCAGCCTTGGCGCCGGCAGGCAGAAACCGGCGCTGGGCGAAGCCTCGAAACTGCTGAAGGAGGCCGCCGAACTCGGCGCGCTGCGCGTCCTGGCCGATATTGGCCTCATCGCCCACCCGCTTGCGAAGCTGCTTGTCAGCCGCGCACACAGCGACAGCGAGCATGAACTGCTTGAAATAGCGCTGGGAAGCAGCACGGCCGCAAACGACAACGCCTCCATCCCACCGACCAACGCCGAAGCACTGACAGAGCCATTGACGGCAAGGGAACAGGACGTATTGGAGCTGTTGGGCAAGGGGCTCTCCGCCAAAGGCATCGGCCGCGGCCTGAACATCTCACCCACGACGGCCAAATGGCATCTGAAGAATGTCTATGGAAAACTGGGCGCCAGTTCCCGCGAAGATGCGCTGGCCAAGGCGAGACAGCATCGCATAATCAGCTAG
- a CDS encoding ArsR/SmtB family transcription factor — MLAMSNTQTAAGTTPEARIEALAALCKASADPLRLQILRVLRKDSFGVSELCTLFDIRQPALSHHLKVLASAGLVATRREGNSIFYRRSELGQQAGLDAVQQQIFEVLDDTALTPELSQRLLLVQQQREDNSRHFFQHNAHKFRQQQDLIASYEQYAATVAQVLDDAPLPQTGTALEVGPGDGAFLAELSPRFRHVVALDNAATMLARARATAAAAGLTNIEFIHGDTAHPALAKLQVDCVVINMVLHHTPRPWQILRDVAACLAPGGVLLLTDLCRHDQAWARENCGDLWLGFDPEELAGWAHDAGLMDIASIYLAQRNGFQIQVRLFGHRGLHP, encoded by the coding sequence ATGTTAGCCATGTCAAACACCCAGACTGCCGCCGGGACCACCCCCGAAGCGCGCATAGAAGCGCTCGCCGCCTTGTGCAAGGCCAGCGCCGATCCCTTGCGCCTGCAGATCCTGCGCGTTCTGCGCAAGGATTCCTTCGGTGTATCCGAATTATGCACCCTGTTTGACATCCGCCAGCCGGCGCTCAGCCATCATCTGAAGGTGTTGGCCAGCGCCGGGCTGGTGGCGACCCGCCGCGAGGGCAACTCCATCTTCTATCGCCGCAGCGAACTGGGGCAACAAGCCGGCCTCGATGCGGTCCAGCAACAGATCTTCGAGGTTTTGGATGACACCGCCCTGACACCCGAGCTGAGCCAGCGCCTGCTGCTGGTGCAGCAGCAGCGCGAGGACAACTCCCGTCATTTCTTCCAGCACAATGCCCACAAGTTCCGCCAGCAGCAGGATCTGATCGCCAGCTACGAGCAATACGCCGCAACGGTGGCCCAGGTACTGGACGACGCGCCGCTCCCGCAGACCGGCACCGCGCTGGAAGTCGGCCCCGGCGACGGCGCCTTCCTGGCTGAGCTGAGCCCCCGGTTCCGGCACGTCGTCGCACTGGACAATGCGGCCACGATGCTGGCCCGGGCCCGCGCAACCGCCGCCGCGGCCGGACTGACCAATATCGAATTCATCCACGGCGATACCGCTCATCCGGCGCTGGCAAAGCTGCAGGTGGACTGCGTGGTCATCAACATGGTGCTGCACCACACTCCTCGCCCCTGGCAAATCCTGCGCGACGTCGCCGCCTGTCTGGCCCCGGGCGGCGTTCTGCTGCTCACCGACCTGTGCCGTCACGACCAGGCCTGGGCGCGGGAAAACTGCGGTGACCTGTGGCTGGGCTTCGACCCCGAGGAACTGGCCGGCTGGGCCCACGACGCCGGTCTCATGGATATCGCCAGTATCTACCTGGCACAACGCAACGGCTTTCAGATACAGGTGCGCCTGTTCGGCCACCGTGGACTACACCCCTAA
- the metK gene encoding methionine adenosyltransferase, with translation MSDYAIFTSESVSEGHPDKMADQISDAILDKILVDDRDARVAVETLVKTGMVVIAGEVTTETYVDLEEVVRNVVLDIGYNSSKVGFDGASCAVLNAIGKQSPDIARGVDESAEKEQGAGDQGLMFGYATNETDTLMPAPIYYAHRLVERQAELRKNGTLPWLRPDAKSQVTLRYEQGKPVGIEAVVLSTQHDENISQADIHLAVMDLIVKEVLPEAWLDPATRYHINPTGQFIIGGPVGDCGLTGRKIIVDTYGGMARHGGGAFSGKDPSKVDRSAAYAGRYVAKNIVAAGLAERCEIQISYAIGVADPTSISVNTFGTGRISDAAIVALIREHFDLRPKGLIEMLDLKRPIYRKTAAYGHFGREEPEFTWERTDRAEALRAAV, from the coding sequence ATGAGTGACTACGCTATTTTCACCTCTGAATCGGTCTCCGAAGGCCACCCCGACAAGATGGCGGATCAGATTTCCGACGCCATTCTCGACAAGATCCTGGTCGACGACCGGGATGCCCGGGTAGCAGTGGAAACCCTGGTCAAGACTGGCATGGTGGTGATTGCCGGCGAGGTCACCACCGAGACCTACGTCGACCTCGAGGAAGTGGTCCGCAACGTAGTGCTCGATATCGGCTACAACAGCTCGAAGGTCGGCTTCGACGGCGCCTCCTGCGCGGTGCTCAACGCCATCGGCAAGCAAAGCCCCGACATCGCCCGCGGCGTCGACGAAAGCGCCGAAAAGGAACAGGGCGCCGGCGACCAGGGACTGATGTTCGGCTATGCCACCAACGAGACCGATACGTTGATGCCGGCCCCGATCTACTACGCCCACCGGCTGGTGGAGCGCCAGGCTGAGCTGCGCAAGAACGGCACCCTGCCCTGGCTGCGCCCCGATGCCAAGAGCCAGGTGACCCTGCGCTATGAACAGGGCAAGCCGGTAGGCATAGAGGCCGTCGTATTGTCCACCCAACATGACGAGAACATCAGCCAGGCGGATATTCACCTGGCGGTAATGGATCTGATCGTCAAGGAGGTACTGCCCGAAGCCTGGCTGGACCCGGCCACCCGCTACCACATCAATCCGACCGGCCAGTTTATCATCGGCGGACCGGTGGGTGACTGCGGTCTCACCGGACGCAAGATCATCGTCGACACCTACGGCGGCATGGCCCGTCACGGCGGCGGCGCGTTCTCGGGCAAGGACCCGTCCAAGGTCGACCGCTCGGCAGCCTATGCGGGCCGCTACGTGGCCAAGAACATCGTCGCTGCGGGCCTGGCGGAACGCTGCGAGATCCAGATCTCCTATGCAATCGGGGTAGCGGACCCGACCTCGATCTCGGTCAACACTTTTGGCACCGGCAGGATCTCGGACGCAGCCATTGTAGCGCTGATCCGCGAGCACTTTGACCTGCGCCCGAAAGGCCTGATCGAGATGCTGGACCTGAAGCGCCCGATCTACCGCAAGACCGCAGCCTACGGCCACTTCGGCCGCGAGGAACCGGAGTTCACCTGGGAACGCACCGACAGAGCCGAGGCACTCAGGGCGGCGGTCTGA
- the ahcY gene encoding adenosylhomocysteinase: MTTAAKLKTTADYKVADITLADWGRRELDIAETEMPALMAMRAKYSDSKPLAGAKILGCIHMTIQTGVLIETLVQLGAEVRWSSCNIFSTQDHAAAAIAAAGVAVYAWKGETEEEYEWCLEQTILKDGKPWDANMVLDDGGDLTAMLHQKYPAILDHVHGITEETTTGVHRLQEMLARGELKVPAVNVNDSVTKSKNDNKYGCRHSLNDAIKRATDHLLAGKKALVIGYGDVGKGSAQSLRQEGMIVRISEIDPICAMQACMDGYEVVSPFLDGINTDSADGINTELLGSIDLLVTTTGNYKVCDEHMLRALKRNAVVCNIGHFDNEIDTAFMRRNWRWEEVKPQVHKIYRDEDDYLILLSEGRLVNLGNATGHPSRIMDGSFSNQVLAQIYLYERRFASLEAELKPAALRVEVLPKKLDEEVAAHMVAGFGGVITRLTKAQADYINVSETGPFKPDSYKY; encoded by the coding sequence ATGACCACAGCAGCCAAACTGAAAACCACCGCCGACTACAAAGTCGCCGATATCACCCTCGCCGACTGGGGTCGCCGGGAACTGGACATCGCCGAAACCGAAATGCCGGCCCTAATGGCCATGCGCGCCAAATACAGCGACAGCAAACCACTGGCCGGTGCCAAAATCCTCGGCTGTATCCACATGACCATCCAGACCGGCGTCCTGATCGAGACCCTGGTCCAGCTGGGGGCCGAAGTGCGCTGGTCCTCCTGCAATATCTTTTCCACCCAGGACCACGCCGCCGCCGCCATCGCCGCCGCCGGCGTGGCCGTCTATGCCTGGAAAGGCGAGACCGAAGAAGAGTACGAATGGTGCCTTGAACAGACCATTCTCAAAGACGGCAAGCCCTGGGATGCCAACATGGTACTGGACGATGGCGGCGACCTTACCGCGATGCTGCACCAGAAATACCCGGCCATTCTCGACCATGTCCACGGCATCACCGAAGAGACCACCACCGGCGTCCACCGGCTGCAGGAAATGCTGGCCCGGGGCGAGTTGAAGGTACCCGCCGTCAATGTCAACGATTCCGTCACCAAGTCCAAGAACGACAACAAATACGGCTGCCGCCACAGCCTCAACGATGCCATCAAACGCGCCACCGACCACCTGTTGGCGGGCAAGAAGGCGCTGGTTATCGGTTACGGCGATGTCGGCAAGGGCTCGGCCCAGTCCCTGCGCCAGGAGGGCATGATCGTGCGGATCAGCGAGATCGACCCGATCTGCGCCATGCAGGCCTGCATGGACGGCTACGAAGTGGTCTCGCCCTTCCTGGACGGCATCAACACCGACAGCGCGGACGGCATCAATACCGAGCTGCTGGGCAGCATCGACCTGCTGGTGACCACCACCGGCAACTACAAGGTCTGCGACGAGCACATGCTGCGCGCCCTCAAGCGCAACGCCGTGGTGTGCAACATCGGCCACTTCGATAACGAGATCGACACCGCCTTCATGCGCCGCAACTGGCGCTGGGAAGAGGTGAAGCCCCAGGTACACAAGATCTACCGCGACGAAGACGACTACCTGATCCTGTTGTCCGAGGGCCGCCTGGTCAACCTGGGCAATGCCACCGGCCATCCCTCGCGGATCATGGATGGCTCGTTCTCCAACCAGGTCCTGGCCCAGATCTACCTGTACGAGCGCCGCTTTGCCAGCCTGGAAGCCGAGCTGAAGCCCGCCGCACTGCGGGTTGAAGTACTGCCGAAGAAGCTGGACGAGGAGGTAGCCGCACATATGGTGGCAGGTTTCGGTGGTGTCATCACGCGCCTGACCAAGGCCCAGGCAGACTACATCAACGTGTCTGAAACCGGGCCGTTCAAACCCGACAGCTACAAGTACTAG
- the metF gene encoding methylenetetrahydrofolate reductase [NAD(P)H], whose product MTRISFEYFPPKSDAARATLLETTTPGLQALQPEFFSVTYGAGGSTRDNTLEMVSALNQRGVSVAPHLSFGGDDGATIAGMLQHYRELGISRLVALRGDMPSGMAGGGQLVHASELVRFIREQTGDHFHIEVAAYPEIHPQAESYDSDLKHLKAKLAAGADSAITQYFYNVESYFYFLDQCAAIGIDKPIYAGIMPITNFANLARFSRNCGAEIPRWICQRIEGYGEDQDSIRQFGIEVVSQLCQTLLESGCPGIHFYTMNQLEPTRQIRQNLAI is encoded by the coding sequence ATGACCAGAATCAGCTTCGAGTACTTTCCACCCAAGAGCGACGCTGCCCGCGCGACATTGCTGGAGACGACCACTCCGGGCCTGCAGGCATTGCAGCCCGAGTTTTTCTCCGTCACCTACGGTGCCGGGGGCTCTACCCGGGACAACACGCTGGAGATGGTCTCCGCGCTGAACCAGCGCGGCGTCAGCGTCGCCCCGCACCTGAGTTTCGGTGGTGACGATGGCGCCACGATTGCCGGCATGCTGCAGCATTACCGCGAGTTGGGCATATCGCGCCTGGTCGCACTGCGCGGGGACATGCCCTCGGGCATGGCCGGCGGCGGGCAACTGGTCCACGCCAGCGAGCTGGTGCGATTCATCCGCGAGCAGACCGGCGATCATTTTCATATCGAGGTTGCCGCCTACCCGGAAATCCACCCCCAGGCGGAGAGCTATGACAGCGACCTGAAGCACCTGAAGGCAAAACTCGCCGCCGGCGCCGACAGCGCGATCACCCAGTACTTCTACAACGTCGAGTCCTACTTCTACTTCCTGGACCAGTGTGCCGCCATCGGTATCGACAAGCCCATCTATGCCGGGATCATGCCGATCACCAACTTCGCCAACCTGGCGCGCTTTTCCCGCAACTGTGGTGCCGAGATACCGCGCTGGATATGCCAGCGAATCGAAGGTTACGGCGAGGACCAGGACAGCATCCGCCAATTCGGTATCGAGGTGGTCAGCCAGCTGTGCCAGACCCTGCTGGAGTCCGGCTGCCCCGGCATCCACTTCTATACCATGAACCAGCTTGAGCCCACCCGCCAGATCCGCCAGAACCTGGCTATCTGA